In Euphorbia lathyris chromosome 10, ddEupLath1.1, whole genome shotgun sequence, a single genomic region encodes these proteins:
- the LOC136208669 gene encoding calcium-binding protein CBP-like: MSGYPHQPSGYGYGGPPPQQQPYGAASPYGAPQTAQPYGGPQSAQPYGAPQSAQPYGAPQPAQSYGSPSAPYGAPYAHPPGDKPPKDKPHASAPGGYPPSASYGSPFASLLPSTFPPGTDPSVVACFQLADQDGSGFIDDKELQRALSSYNQSFSLRTVHLMMYLFTNSNTRKIGPKEFTQVFYSLQSWRSIFDRSDRDRSGKIDSNELRDALYGLGFAVSPVVLDLLVSKFDKTGGKNKAIEYDNFIECCLTVKGLTEKFKEKDSTYTGSATFSYEAFMLTVLPFLIA; the protein is encoded by the exons ATGTCCGGCTATCCTCATCAACCGTCCGGTTACGGCTACGGCGGCCCACCACCGCAACAACAGCCTTACGGAGCCGCTTCTCCATATGGTGCGCCGCAAACAGCACAGCCCTACGGCGGCCCACAATCGGCACAGCCCTACGGTGCGCCACAATCGGCACAGCCCTACGGCGCACCACAACCAGCACAATCATATGGCTCGCCATCAGCTCCTTACGGTGCACCTTATGCGCACCCTCCCGGCGACAAACCACCAAAAGACAAGCCTCATGCCTCAGCACCCGGCGGTTATCCGCCATCGGCTTCATACGGTAGCCCTTTCGCCTCACTATTGCCCTCGACTTTTCCTCCCGGAACGGATCCTTCTGTCGTCGCGTGCTTCCAACTCGCCGATCAGGACGGCAGCGGGTTTATCGACGACAAGGAGTTGCAGAGAGCGCTTTCCAGTTATAATCAGAGCTTCAGCTTGAGAACCGTTCATCTTATGATGTATCTTTTCACAAATAGCAATACAAGGAAGATCG GCCCAAAGGAGTTCACTCAGGTGTTCTACAGTCTACAGAGTTGGAGG TCTATTTTTGATAGATCTGATAGGGACAGGAGTGGGAAGATTGATTCAAACGAGCTGCGAGATGCTTTGTATGGTTTAGGATTTGCAGTGTCACCCGTGGTTCTGGATTTGCTAGTCTCTAAGTTTGATAAAACTGGAGGCAAGAACAAGGCTATTGAATATGACAATTTCATCGA GTGCTGTCTTACAGTGAAG GGTCTGACAGAGAAATTCAAGGAGAAGGACAGCACTTACACTGGCTCGGCAACCTTCAGCTACGAGGCCTTCATGCTAACTGTTCTGCCATTCCTCATAGCATAG
- the LOC136208668 gene encoding uncharacterized protein, whose amino-acid sequence MEGNTSVAGANSPGGAITSIETASLARASVSQGPASASEDLPLTRKRKNTADTESSRPRKKNASVSLTVGGTPVSASSKGKSSTPIHEPIPDISGWWTRTFGMAVSFSCRDIVSSICNVLGRLPSASRVREQVPLPTAMEGIEKRAIEIINFAEGALLRDAERAKELENLGTELATQKSLYDDVQGKVKALEGACQKVMSEKEEALRSLQAKSDELQKVLDDLNSSKEALEMQKKKAEEILAEDGARIYWYGERIHAAYEHGHPDRVLSRPKVPIPEKDLTEKWDKLEAEDADMDEVLFLDWQSFQNPPISCEIPTQNAEKEAPQDLSQPEQEVPPSEAVTDSRVEDSLEADPPTGGDEGAAEGEEGHRGEGEEAVA is encoded by the exons ATGGAGGGAAATACTTCAGtcgcaggggcgaattctcctggaGGGGCGATTACTTCTATCGAGACGGCTTCTCTCGcaagggcctccgtttcacaaggtccagcttctgcttccgaggaccttcccttaactaggaagcggaagaatactgcggatacagagtcttctcgtcccagaaAGAAAAATGCTTCTGTGTCCCTcactgttggcggtacacctgtatccgcctcgtccAAAGGAAAAAGCAGTACACCAATCCACGAG ccaattcccgatatcagcgggtggtggactaggacctttggcatggctgTGAGCTTCTCGTgtagggacattgtttcttccatatgcaatgtccttgggcgactcccctctgcttcccgcGTGCGAGAGCAAGTGCCGCTTCCTACTGctatggaggggattgagaagcgggccatagag ATTATTAACTTCGCGGAGGGTGCTCTCCTAAGGGACGCTGAACGCGCTaaagagttggagaaccttggtactgaattggcgactcagaagtcgctttatgatgatgtccaagggaaggtaaaggctcttgaaggcgcttgtcagaaggttatgagcgagaaggaggaagctctcagatccctccaggctaagtccgacgagctgcaaaaggtccttgatgatctaaattcatccaaggaggctctggagatgcaaaagaagaaagctgaggagattctagccgaagatggtgctcgcatctattggtatggggagcgaattcatgctgcttatgagcatgggcatccagatcgagtacttagccgccccaaggttcccatccccgaaaaggatctaactgagaagtgggacaagctggaagccgaagatgctgatatggatgaggtactcttcttagattggcagagttttcagaaccctccaattagctgcgagatccctactcagaacgcggaaaaagaggcaccacaagacctttctcagcctgagcaagaggtaccgccctctgaagcggttactgattcgagggttgaggattcgcttgaagcagatccgcccactggaggagatgagggagccgctgaaggcgaggagggccataggggtgaaggagaggaagctgtagcatag